TCTACCCAAGTTATTAAAGGTAATAATAAATATGCAATTAAGAAAGCAATCAAAAATGGAGAAAGTACATTAATGATAGATCTAAAAACCCCTCTTGTTGCAGTCCAATTTCCAATGAATAAATAAAAAAGCATAGAAAAGATAATAACAAAAAAAGCATAGACACTAATAGTAAAATACTTTTTATTTGATTCAAATTTATTATTATTTTTATTCATAGTACTATCCTCCCGAAAAGCTTATAATAGTATTATAATGGTAAATTCTCAGAACATCAATGAAATATATGTAAAAAAAATCTAGTAATTATACTAGATTTTTCTCTTTCTCTAATGACGTGCTTTTTCAGTTATATCATTTAAAACTTCCCCAGCTTCATCTTCTAATATATATGTTTGTGACATGTCACCAAGAGAAATAATGCCTTTTATCTTATCATTATCTACTATAGGAATTCTCTTGATCTGATAATCTGACATTAAATCAATAACATGATCAATATCATCTGTTGGTGTTGCTGTAATTACCTTTGTTGTCATTACATCCGATGATTTTAGAGTGTTTATATCTTTGTCAGAGGCAATACCTCTTATTACAATATCTCTATCCGTAATAATGCCTTTAAGGGTGTTGTTATCAATAACTAAAATGGAACCTACGCCAGTTGACTCCATCATTTTACATATTTCTTTTACACTTGTATCAGTACAACAACTTATTATTTCAGTAGTCATTATCTCTTTTGCTAACATAGTTGTCCTCCTATAATAAAAAAATAAGGTTTATAAGATACTTATTTAGTATTAGAAAAGATACTATTTTTATTCAGATAAATCCATTCTAATATGATGGAGTGCAAATCTCAAATTAAAATATAGCATAAAAAATTTGACAATGTCTATAAAGAATAGTTAAATAGTATATATCAAAAATAAGGAGGTATTTTTTTGACAAAAATATCATGGAAACCTGGAAATATGATTTATCCATTACCAGCAGTTCTAGTTACCTGTGGAGATACTATGGATAATTATAATATAATAACAATTGCTTGGACAGGAACCATTTGTACTAATCCCCCAATGGTTTATATATCTGTTAAGCCAAATAGACATTCTTATGATTTAATAAAAAGAACCAATGATTTTGTCATTAATCTTACTACTGAAAGCTTAGTAAAGGAAGTAGATTATTGTGGCGTTAGATCAGGTAAGAATATTAATAAATTTGAAGCAACTAAATTAACCCCTGAAAAGGGAACAAAGGTAAAATCGCCATTAATTAAAGAAAGTCCTGTTAATATTGAATGTGTTGTAAAAGATATTATTAAATTAGGGTCACATGATATGTTTACAGCAGAGGTTGTAGCTGTTAATATAGATGAGAATTTTTTAGATGAAAATGGAAAATTCCACTTAGATAAAACCAAACCAATTTGTTATTCTCATGGAACGTATTTTGGGTTAAGCAAAGAGTTAGGTACATTTGGATATTCTGTGAAAAAGAAAAAGAAATCAAAGAACAAAGTGACTTAGTCTTACTTAATAGAATTTTTTACTTAATAGAAAAGAGAACTTTTCTATAAGTAAAAAATAGGTGTGCATAAGCACACCTATTTTATTTTTGATCAAACATGGATTGCATATTATTGAACTTTTTTTTCATACCTCTAACTGTTTTTTTATCCATATTGTCCATAAGCATTGCAGCTGAAGCACCAATTAAACTACCAAGAACAACACCTGTTGTAAATCTACCTTTCATATATAACTCTCCTTTATAATAATTGATACCATTAGTATTAAAAAATTAGTAGAAATTATACATTAAAAATGAACAAAGTGACTTATTTTTATTTAAACCAATTAAAGTAACCTTTAGTGAAGTCTCTTTATTTTTTTACTACAATTTATCCACACGAATAATAGGTTATCCCCAAAAAAACGGTGGATAAGTGACGAAAAATGGTGGATATATTAGTAAAACCTCTTTAAAATAAAAGGAATTTTTATCCACAAAATACAGGATAATTCGACAGCATTTTTAAAATATTAAACAAACATATCTAAATTTTAAATAAAAACCATTTACAAGAGTTAAGTTCATACTTTATTTCACAGGGTTTTTCTAAGGTGTCTTGGGCGATTGTACAGGCATATGTCCTAATAAGATTGCCTGCTATTTTCTCTTCTTTATGGTACAATATAGTTAAAACTTTAATTGTTTTAAGATATTTATCTTCTGTTTCAAGACGAAATTTTAAAGGCATTATGACGCCTTCAACATTAAAATAAGCAATCATATCAACGGGTTGCTTAACTACCTTCATGTGTATCACCTTTCCTAAAGTAAACTAGACATGATGGGATAATCTTTTATAGGCATACCACCTACGAAAGGTTCAATAGGTGCATTTAAAAAACTACCTCTAATAATTGATTGATTACCATATTTGTTCCTAATTAAATCAATAGAAGAATCTAAGCGTTGTAATTTTTCCCTTTTATCAATATCAAAAAAATTAAGCTGGACTTCTTTATTGGAAGTAATATTAGAGGCTCTAACACCTAGTTGCCTTATTGGTTGACCATCCCATAGTTCATTAAATAGATTACAAACGACCTTATAAATGTCATTGGTTATATTGGTAGAAAAAGTTAGCTTTTTTTGATGTGATGAGGATATAAAATCATTTGTTTTAATACTTATACTAATTAAATTGGTTAAATAATTGGCTTCTCTAATTCGCATACAAACAGATTCTGTTAAAGATAGAAGAATTGTTTTTGCAGTCTTACCATCTTCTACATCAAAAGAAATCGTTGTTGAATTACCGATTCCTTTAACATCTTCAGTAATATTAAAAACAGAAGAGTCTTCCTTTCCATTAGCATAATGCCATATTAATAGGCCATGGCTTTTAAAATGGGTATAAAGCAGGTCAGGATCAGACTTTGCTAGATCACCTATTGTATAAATACCGAATTTGAATAGTTTTGGAGCCGTTGCTTTTCCTACCATAAATAAATCTTTTACAGATAATGGCCACATTTTTGAAGGTATTTCATCCGGGAAAAGGGTGTGAACCAAATTAGGTTTTTGAAAATCAGAAGCCATTTTAGCTAATAGTTTATTAGTAGAAATGCCGATATTAACCGTAAAACCCAATTCATTTTTTATTCTGTTTTTTATATGATTTGCAGCTAGTAAGGGAGAGCCAAAGTGTTGTTTCATATTGGTATAATCAAGAAAACATTCATCTACGCTATATCTTTGTATAAAAGGAGAATAATCTTTTAAAAGCTCTATCATAGCATTACTACATTGTAAATATAGAGCATAATTAGGAGGAATAATTTTCAAATCAGGACATTTTTTTAAAGCTTCTGTTAAAGGTTCTCCAGTTTTAATATTATATTTTTTTGCAGGTATAGATTTTGCCAAGATAATACCACGCCTTTTATCTATGTCTCCACCTACAGCAGAAGGGATAGAGCGCAAATCAATATCCATACCTTTTTGAAGAGCATAAGCAGCTTCCCAACTTAAATAAGCAGAATTAACATCAATGTGAAAAATAAATCTTGTATGCATTAGACCACCTCTAAATGTATTATATACGAACATATGTTCTAAGTAAAGAATAAAAAATTGGAAAGGAGAAGATTTACTTATGAATAACATCATATTAATTGGAATGCCTGGAGCAGGAAAAAGTACAATTGGCGTTATATTAGCAAAAACTTTAGGATATGGATTTTCGGACACAGATTTAATAATACAAAAAGAAGAAAATGAGTTATTACAAAATATAATTAACACTAAAGGACTAGAAACATTTTTAAAAATAGAAGAGGATGTAGTTAGTAAGATTCATTATGAGAACACAGTAGTTGCAACTGGAGGTAGTGTTGTTTATAGTGAAAAAGCTATGAGGCATCTTAAAGAAATAGGAAAAATAGTATATCTAGAGGTACCTTTACCAATAATAGAAGAGCGATTAAAAAACATTAAAACTCGAGGCATTGCTATGAAAATGGGTCAAGATATAAAAACGCTATACGAAGAAAGAATACCTCTATATGAGAAATATAGGGACATAAAAGTCAATGCTGGAAAAATGTTAATAGAACAAACCATAGAAGAAATCGTTAAAGAAATTAGTAACAATTAGTTACATAAAAAAAAATCTCTTGAATATAAAAATTATATACAAGTTTTTTACAAAGGTTGTATATTTGGATATAGCTGTACAAGATTTAGATAAATATAGCCGATATCTAGGGAGGGATTTTTTAATGATTAAAAACTATATTATTGATACAAATGTAATGATTCATGATCCGCACTTTATTTATAACTTTTCAGATAATAATATTATAATTCCTTTGCTTTGTATTGAAGAACTAGATTCTTTGAAAAGAAGAGAAGGAATTGTTGGCTTTCATGCAAGAAATGTGGCAAAGGAATTAAATAGAGTTATGGCTATGGGAGACATATCAAAAGGGATAACATTACCTAATGGAGGAACTATTAGAGTAGAACTAGATCAAATGCATACAGAAGTACTACCAAATGGAGTAGATTTCAATAAAAATGATTCCAAGATTATAGCAGTTGCTTTAAATTTAAGAAATCAAAATAAAACAATACCTACCATATTGATTACAAAAGATTTATATATGACCATAAAAGCAAGATCTGTAGGTTTAAAAGTAGAAGATTATAAAAGTGATAAGATAGAGACAGATAAGGTGTATAAAGGGTATATAGAGGTTACATTATCATCAGATGAAATAAATAAAATATACAATGGTGGATTAGATATAGAAAGCATAGAGGAGAATTTATATCCCAATGAATTTTTGCATATAAAAAGCTTGGATAAAGAGGGGCATGAAGTAATTGCAAAATTTGATGGGGGCAAAATAGTTCCATTAAAATATGCTCAAGATACTGCTTGGGGGTTAAAACCTATAAACAGAGAACAGAAAATGGCATTTGAATTACTGATGGATCCAAAGGTCCATTTTGTATCCATCACTGGTGGAGCAGGATCAGGGAAAACCATACTATCAACAGCTACAGCATTACAAAATGTAATAGAAACAAATCAGTATAGAAAAATTATATTTGTAAGACCTGTTATTGCAGCAGGAAATGATATAGGCTATCTGCCAGGAAATGAAAGAGATAAATTAAAACCTTGGATGGGAAGCTTTTATGATGCTATTGAAAATCTATCAGATATAAAGCATACCAAAAAAGGGCAAGAGAATGAAAAACCACAATTTACAGTAGAAGACTTTATAGAGCAATTTAGACAACAAGGGGTTATAGAAACCAAAACATTTACCTATATGAGAGGAAGAACCTTCAGTAACTCTTTAATTATTGTTGATGAAGCTCAAGAAATGACGCCGCATTTAGCAAAGTTAATGCTAACAAGAGCAGGACAAAATTCAAAATTTGTTTTAATTGGAGATCCAAGTGACAATCAAATAGACAATCATTATATAGATGCTAAGTCTAATGGGTTAGTATATACCATTGAAAAAATGAAACCATTTGATATAACAGGACATGTGACTTTGAATAGAGTAGAAAGAAGTCCATTAGCAAAAATAGCGGAAAGAGAAATGTAAGTTTTAAAACAAAAAGTAGAGATTTAAAGTGAATGAAGGGCTTTGAATCTTTACTTTTTTTATTGCTATAGGGAAATGAAATAATTTAAAATTAGGATAAGCTTTTTAGAACAAGTAAACCTTTAAAAATAAGTTTTAGAATATGTCAATATTTGATATAATATAACCAATGAAAAAAATTATATAAGACATGTTAACTCAGCTTATGTATCTTCTTCGTAAGAGAAAAAAGCTTTGTTGAAAAATTAGGAGGCACATATGAAAAGATTAGGCATTATAGGGGCAATGGAAGAAGAAATTGCTTTATTAAAAGAAAAAATAGACATAAGTAAAACAGAAGAAATGGCAGGTATGGTTTTCTATACAGGTACTATGAGAGACAATGAAATTATATTGGTTAAAAGTGGTATTGGAAAAGTAAATGCTGCCGTATGTACCCAAATATTAATTGATAAATATAATGTAGAAGCTATTATTAACACTGGAGTAGCAGGAGGAATAGCAGCTGATGTAAACATTGGAGATATTGTTATATCTTCAGATACAATGCAACATGATGTGGATGCTACAGGATTTGGTTATAAACTAGGAGAAATACCAAGAATGGAAACCTCTACTTTTAAAGCAGATGAAAAACTAATAGATCTTGCAAAAAAAGCAAGTGAAAAGGTGAATAAAAATCTAAAAGTATTTGTAGAAAGAATTGTTAGTGGGGATCAATTTATATCAAATGTAGAAAAGAAAAATATGATTTTAGAAGTATTTAATGGGTACTGTACAGAAATGGAAGGCGCAGCTATTGCTCAAGTAAGTTATCTTAATCAAGTGCCATTTGTAGTCATTAGGGCTATATCAGATAAAGCAGATGACAGTGCAGAGATTAACTTTAATGAGTTTGTATTAAAAGCTGCAGAGCATTCAAGTAATATGATTGAACTAATAGTAGATGAGATTTAAATAAAAATTTCCCTTTCCAAAGAAAATAGAATAGGTTATAATTAAAATGTAAAAATTTGGAAGGGGCGGAAATATGTTAGATGGGCTAATAAAAGGACAAGTTATAAATATAATAATTATTTTAGTGGGAATAGTAGGAATAATTGCGCTATTGATTTCCAATACTGTATATAGCACTTTACTTAAAGAAAGTAAAGATGTGGGATTTTCTGAAAGCAAATTATTGAAAAATATAAAGTTAAAATATGAAAATTGTTACAAACTAGAATTATATATTCACGAAGTAGAAGCATTTATTGATAAAAATTTATATGGAAAAAAAATATTCAAAATACCTATTTATTTTTGGGAAAATATTGCGTTAGAAACAATGTATATTTGTATGATATTAGGATTCTTAGGTAGCCTTATTAATGTAACTTATTATATACAAAATAATATACTGCCAATTATTAACGGGCTTATACCAGGAATAGTTGGTTTTACTATGGCGACTGTATTACTCATCATAAAAACTTTTGTTGCTGTAGAAACTAAGAAGAACGTATTTTATTCTAATGTAAAGGATTACTTACAAAACATATTAAAGAATAAATTAGATCAGCAAAGTAAAAAAGAGGGTATTTATGAAGATTATAAGAAAATGGAAGAAATGGCAATTGAGAGTAGTAAAAATAAAAAAGATATCAGCAATAATAAGAAAGATAATAAGTCTTTTGATAACAATACTAGGCATATATCAAACTATGACAAGAAAAGTAAGTACAAATCAAAGGATATTATCGAAGAAGATTTTATAGATGATATCATAAATGAAATAATTGGATAGAAAAAAATACTAATAAAACCACTGTAAAAGTGGTTTTTACTAACTCACCTTAAGATTCGTTGAAAACATAATTTCCAAATCCTTGCAAGCAAGTTTGCAAATTACGCACCTTAAGCCTTTTACTTCGTAAAGAGCCTTAAGATTCGTTGAAAATATAATTTCCAAATCCTTGCAAGCAAGTTTGCAAATTACGCACCTTAAGCCTTTTACTTCGTAAAGAGCCTTAAAATTCGTTGAAAACATAATTTCCAAATCCTTGCAAGCAAATTTGCAAATTATATTTTCATATTAATCAAAATAATAGTTAATAATAAAAAAGGAATTATAGAGAAAAAAAAGAATAAGATAAATAGATATACTATTTATTTAAAAAACAAAGCAGTTGATAATAATTATTGTTATGTTATAATAGTTATTAGGAAGAATTTGTCATGACATAAATAATTTTAGCTAATAAAGAAGTACAAGATTCCATGGGACTTACTTACCCATTAAATAAAGGAAATAAAAAGGAGGATGACTTGATGAGCGTTAAATTACCAATTACTAACAAATATGGATTTTATGAAATTCGCTTAGAGAGTATTGGAGGTCTTGGAGCTAATATAAGTGGTAAGATTTTAGGTGAATTAGGTGTCTTAAAACTTGGATTAAATGCTTCAAACTTTGCTAGTTATGGTTCTGAAAAAAGAGGAACACCAGTAAAATCTTTTGTTAGATACTGTGCGGCAGATCAAGAAATCAAAATTAGTAGTCCAGTAGAGCAACCTCATATTCTTGGGCTTTTTCATAATCGTTTAGCAGGTAAAATACCTGTTATGGCAGGGATTAATGAAAACAGTATTGTTATAGTGAATACATCAGAGGATCCTGATACAGTGAGAGATCAACTTAAAATGCATGCAGGAAGATTAGTATGTGTTGATGCTTTACAAATTTCTATTGAAGAAAAAACAAGAATTAATATGGTTATGTTAGGTGCTATTGCAAAAGTATCCGGCTTTATCTCCTTAGAAGCAATGGAAGAAGTCGTTAAAGATACTATTGGTAAAAAATATCCTGCAGCATTACCAGGGAATTTAGCTGGTGTTAGAAGAGGATATGAAGAAATAAATGAAAAATTCTATGAGGCAGATGGCAAATATGACTATCAAGAGTATGCTGAAGTAAAACGTGACTGGGGATGGGACAATATGCCTATTGGTGGCCTTAACTATCTTCATGGAAGTACAGTAGATAATGATTTAACAGCTAGTAGGGAAGGT
This genomic stretch from Natranaerovirga pectinivora harbors:
- a CDS encoding CBS domain-containing protein, which encodes MLAKEIMTTEIISCCTDTSVKEICKMMESTGVGSILVIDNNTLKGIITDRDIVIRGIASDKDINTLKSSDVMTTKVITATPTDDIDHVIDLMSDYQIKRIPIVDNDKIKGIISLGDMSQTYILEDEAGEVLNDITEKARH
- a CDS encoding flavin reductase family protein, encoding MTKISWKPGNMIYPLPAVLVTCGDTMDNYNIITIAWTGTICTNPPMVYISVKPNRHSYDLIKRTNDFVINLTTESLVKEVDYCGVRSGKNINKFEATKLTPEKGTKVKSPLIKESPVNIECVVKDIIKLGSHDMFTAEVVAVNIDENFLDENGKFHLDKTKPICYSHGTYFGLSKELGTFGYSVKKKKKSKNKVT
- a CDS encoding Y-family DNA polymerase — its product is MHTRFIFHIDVNSAYLSWEAAYALQKGMDIDLRSIPSAVGGDIDKRRGIILAKSIPAKKYNIKTGEPLTEALKKCPDLKIIPPNYALYLQCSNAMIELLKDYSPFIQRYSVDECFLDYTNMKQHFGSPLLAANHIKNRIKNELGFTVNIGISTNKLLAKMASDFQKPNLVHTLFPDEIPSKMWPLSVKDLFMVGKATAPKLFKFGIYTIGDLAKSDPDLLYTHFKSHGLLIWHYANGKEDSSVFNITEDVKGIGNSTTISFDVEDGKTAKTILLSLTESVCMRIREANYLTNLISISIKTNDFISSSHQKKLTFSTNITNDIYKVVCNLFNELWDGQPIRQLGVRASNITSNKEVQLNFFDIDKREKLQRLDSSIDLIRNKYGNQSIIRGSFLNAPIEPFVGGMPIKDYPIMSSLL
- a CDS encoding shikimate kinase, whose amino-acid sequence is MNNIILIGMPGAGKSTIGVILAKTLGYGFSDTDLIIQKEENELLQNIINTKGLETFLKIEEDVVSKIHYENTVVATGGSVVYSEKAMRHLKEIGKIVYLEVPLPIIEERLKNIKTRGIAMKMGQDIKTLYEERIPLYEKYRDIKVNAGKMLIEQTIEEIVKEISNN
- a CDS encoding PhoH family protein, which translates into the protein MIKNYIIDTNVMIHDPHFIYNFSDNNIIIPLLCIEELDSLKRREGIVGFHARNVAKELNRVMAMGDISKGITLPNGGTIRVELDQMHTEVLPNGVDFNKNDSKIIAVALNLRNQNKTIPTILITKDLYMTIKARSVGLKVEDYKSDKIETDKVYKGYIEVTLSSDEINKIYNGGLDIESIEENLYPNEFLHIKSLDKEGHEVIAKFDGGKIVPLKYAQDTAWGLKPINREQKMAFELLMDPKVHFVSITGGAGSGKTILSTATALQNVIETNQYRKIIFVRPVIAAGNDIGYLPGNERDKLKPWMGSFYDAIENLSDIKHTKKGQENEKPQFTVEDFIEQFRQQGVIETKTFTYMRGRTFSNSLIIVDEAQEMTPHLAKLMLTRAGQNSKFVLIGDPSDNQIDNHYIDAKSNGLVYTIEKMKPFDITGHVTLNRVERSPLAKIAEREM
- a CDS encoding 5'-methylthioadenosine/adenosylhomocysteine nucleosidase, with protein sequence MKRLGIIGAMEEEIALLKEKIDISKTEEMAGMVFYTGTMRDNEIILVKSGIGKVNAAVCTQILIDKYNVEAIINTGVAGGIAADVNIGDIVISSDTMQHDVDATGFGYKLGEIPRMETSTFKADEKLIDLAKKASEKVNKNLKVFVERIVSGDQFISNVEKKNMILEVFNGYCTEMEGAAIAQVSYLNQVPFVVIRAISDKADDSAEINFNEFVLKAAEHSSNMIELIVDEI
- a CDS encoding 2-oxoacid:acceptor oxidoreductase family protein, translating into MSVKLPITNKYGFYEIRLESIGGLGANISGKILGELGVLKLGLNASNFASYGSEKRGTPVKSFVRYCAADQEIKISSPVEQPHILGLFHNRLAGKIPVMAGINENSIVIVNTSEDPDTVRDQLKMHAGRLVCVDALQISIEEKTRINMVMLGAIAKVSGFISLEAMEEVVKDTIGKKYPAALPGNLAGVRRGYEEINEKFYEADGKYDYQEYAEVKRDWGWDNMPIGGLNYLHGSTVDNDLTASREGFVPIFHKDKCINCGLCDSTCPDMVYQFAEGEFRGKPAMVNLGPDYHHCKGCLRCVEVCPTAALTEGREREVDIWKDHIRNQDLIVDKMEFEDSGAYSMQTTESEESLDI